The nucleotide window AGTATTAAACAGCACCGTGCATATTTGCTTGCACTGTGTTACCTGTCTCCTGGTACATGTTTTATCTTCTTCACCAAGTTTTTCAAATTCTGAATCTGTAACTCTGATGTTTGAATTTTGCATCCAGAAGTGTGCAGTGACGAGGCTTTTTTGCGGACTAGAGTTTATGATCTGGGTTCTTCACCCAGAAGTTGATTACAAACCCTTGGCTGTCTGAGCACCCAAAACCAATTTCTAAAGGCACTTTTTTCCTATCCTGATGtctctgttttgttttgcaAGTATTCAAGTCTTGTGTGATTTATTGTTTTCGACATATAAATGGGGCTTATGATGAAAATTTAATCATCTTAGCGGATTTCCGTGAGATCGTAGTGTCAATGATCTGATTGTTACACACACTGAAGTAAAGGATATGAAACGACTTGCAATGTTTTGTGCAATTTAAATGAAATGGACTAGTAGTAGACAAGAAGCTCTGTAATGATATCGATGGCAATATGGCATTGTCAATCCAACTGACCAGTAATGACCAAGGTGCAGAGTGCCATTATAGAACATCAGATTAGAAAACGGTGATCCatatatttgaaaagaaaatgaatactGAAATTTATTCATTGTAATAAAATTGTAACAATAAGCAAAAACACACACTGGAATAGGCTCCTTTACCACAAGAGGTAAGGACCTACAGATGTTGAATTTATTATCATAGTAGTATAGTAGAAGCAGCTGCAGAAGCTGCTAGTTTATAGTGAAAATCCGAGCCAATGCACCTTTGGAATGAAGCATGGCCGGTGGTGTTGATGATCAACCTCAATCAGTGCAGCAGCGGAACATGGCGTACCTCTCCATGAGACGACCACATTCAGCACAGGCCACCGTCTCAGGCATGATGCCGGTTGCAGGCAGTATGAGACTGGTGCAGTGATGTGGGGCGCTCTTGTACACCCCAAGAAGATATTCATTCAGTGCAGGAGTGAACCCCATCTCAGTGTGCCTAATCTTCCAAATCTTGAAGTCGTTCATGCTCTTCAACATGTGATCCCCATTACCCTTAGACATGTCTGATGAAGGAAGCCCGATCAGAGCCCACCCCCGATCGCTAGAACCGAAGCTCAGCAGTGATACAATCCCCTGCATTATGATGTCGTTTTTTATGTTATCGTCCCTGAAGTTAGCCCTGGACAGCTCACTCATAAGCTGTCCTTTGGACTGCCACATGCTCTCAAGACGAACCCAGAAGAACCAAATGAGGTTCCAGTCGATGGTGTGGCTTAGCCTCTCCTCCTTAATAACACGGATGATGTCTCTGGCCATTCGCTCCTTCTGCTTGCTCTTGCCAAGATAGAGCAACTCTAATTCGATACCAGCTTCCAAGGCAACTTCTTTTGCAGACCTTGTGAAGCTTCGGATCCAGTTAATGTCTTCCCCGCCATACAAGCAAATGTACTTCCTTTCCGAAATCTGCAAACGAAACAAAGTATGCAACATTTTTAAATGTTTAAATTGCACAGCAGTTTGATATAAAGCCGATGTGAATTGTCAATTTTTACGTACCCAGTTAAGTAGAGTTTGATCGATGGCATCTGCCAAAAGCTCAATCCTCCAGGTCTCTTCTTCCCAGAGCAATCTCTCTCTGTTGCTTGTGAATGGGTATGCTGCACTTCCGAAAACACACATCATGTGAACAGCATTGGTGTGCACTATTTTGCCTTGAGGGTCCATCACCACAAGCAGAGGCTTCTTCACAAAGTTCCATTTCTTCTGGTGCCTGATGTACTTCACCACAATCGGAGACACAACCGAAGGGTGGTAGACAGTGTACCATTCCATGCCATTTCTAAGTTCCTCAAACTGCAGCTGCTTGGCTTCAGTCCAATTGTCCACAATTGGAACCCAGACAATCTCGTACTGGCTCTCTGGCCTTTGTGGGAACTGGCGTTTCTCCGAGTACATTTGATGAGCAATCAGGTACTCATTTTCCTGGGTGATGTCCAGGTCTGAAATCATCAGTATCACCACCTTCCTCCTCAGCACATCAATGTCAACCTGTCATAGTTCAATTACATAAAATGAGGATAGATAGATATACATgtacattttgtttttttgttcttcttttttttagggATAGTGGAGAAATTGATTGAGATATTAAAGCAAACCCTCTTCTTGTTGTAGCCATCATAGAGTGCAGGTTGGTCATCCTTGTAAAACAAAACCCTCAGAGGCTTGGAGTTATCAATATGTGGTGACTCTAAGATGCGTGCAATTGCATTGAATGCTTCTTCATCTCTGAACTTCTCTGCATTTCACCATTAGAACATAACTGGTTAGGCACAAAAAAATAGGAATTCTGTTTAATAACACTCTGTACATCTGATTAGCTAAGACTCACGAATGAGTTGATAGAGTCTGTTTAGGTTCTCCTCAAGATGGTTGTATATGTTTTCGAGCTTGTGTGCCAAGGATGATAGTTCCCATGCCTCTGTTACGTACCTATGAGAAATCAAATACAATGGAAATAAGTAATGAATCATTAATTCATTGTCAAATGTGTACTTACTGGTGTAGACATAGAGGAACTTACTCTGGATCAGAGCCAGTGATCCCTAAAAGTTGTGATTCAAGAATGACTATACTCCTGACAGTCCAGTAAACAGCAGTGGGGATATGATTAGTGGGAGATGTAGCTTTGATTTCAGCAGTTAAGTGGGGGTCGCGGTGAAGGTCCTGTAAATGAACAATGATCTTGGTCACCTTGAGCACGGCTCTAACCAGATTGTTGTATGCTTCAAACTTAGGTCTTAAACTAGTCCCAGATCGTTCTAGTATCTCTTGCATTTGCTTCAGTTGTCCGACGGCTTTGGCCAGTGCGTTGGTGGTGAAAAGCTGAGCCACAAGCCAAAATTCACCATCTTTGATCGCAAAAGATGCTAAGGCAAGCACCACCTTTTCGTCCCAATCGTAGTGCTGGACCCTCTCTAAAATATCCATGGTGGTCTTGCTTGCATCTACCCCTGTTAGCGACTTGCTAAGTATCTGTATGTCAAGGTGGACATCAATCAACAAACAGTAAGAGCAGATTTAACACTAGCTTTAGTACCACTAGTTCTTGTTCTACTTGTGTGAGAGATGCTGTCAGTAATGTGATCGGTGAATCAGTAAAGCGAATGCAGTATAAATAGTTTTATTGAATGCAGACCTCGCTGGAAATTTCATTAAGAATGCTGGTTGGAACATCGATGCTGTCGTGGAGGCTACTCAGGCTAGCATGGATGGCCTTCTCATGTTCCAAAGTATCCACATGTGCAGTTGCAGGTACGAGACCTCCCTAAGACACAAACAAATCCACAATTGATATACTCACTAGCAACCTCGCAAACTAAACTGGTAGATAAATCATTTATATATAATTACATATATGAACTCATCAGCATTTAAGAGCAAGTGATCATACATACCGGAACAACAGTGCCATGGATGTCAAGTGGTTTGTTGACACGAGCCAGAATGGCCTCGATTGTTTGGAGAACCTGCTTGACAAGTAGAAGAGGCACATCGTAGGGACGTTCATGCGATCTATCAGTCATCAGAATTTGGTTGGTCAATGTATTGTCATCTGATGATGCTGAATACTGACGACGATCTCTACCGAGCTGAGTAGCTGGAGTAGTACGGTAGCCGTCTCCTCCTCTGCCTAGGTAGTTGTCTCCTCCTCTTCCCGGGTAGTTGTCTCCTCCTCGGCCTAGGACAGTGGCGGGCGCCCTAGTTTGAGGCACAAGGGCACTTTGAGGTGCAGGGGCACTTTGAGGTACAAGGGCAGTACTTTGAGGCACAAGGCTGGGATTTTGTTGAGGCACAAGGCTGGGATTTTGTTGAGGCAGAAGGCTGGGAGTTTGTTGAGGCGCAAGGCCGGCAGTTTGAGGTACAAGGCCGGCACTCTGAGGTGCAAGGGTGTCTTGACGGGGTGCAGCAAGGGTGCTTTGAAAGTTGACCCTAGGGGTTTGAGGTTGAAGGGCCATTTTGATTTCCAGAAAAAGGTTAAGCTCTAAGTGAGGTTTCTCTGGTTGGTTGAAAGATGTGGTTTAAACTTAGCTAGCTATGGCCTATATATAGCTCACGTAGTATGGAACAAACAGGCAAAAATCACTGTTCTGCTACCTTGCTTCAGTTGGGGTTTAAAACTTTAAACCATGAAAAGTGCAAGAAGAGAATATAAATACTCTTTCTTTATTTAGTTAAGGGGCTTTACTCTGAGTATGTAATATTCTCCAGCATTCAAAATCTTTTCTCACCTTTACGAAACGTAGCTTCTTATATTCTTACTCCAGGAATCTATTTAATTATGATCATTGTGGCACAGATGTTGTTGTTCATTGCTAGATTGAGATAGTTCATTAGTTTGTCTTTAGTTGTACTGCTTGTGTTATCTTTGTTTCATTAAAGCTCTTTTTCTTTAATCCTGTCCTTGGATTCTTAACTTTGTTCTACCTTCTACATCTAGAGGGTCGGACCTCCGGACCTTGTACAAGACATTTCATTGGAGAATTCTAGATCTTGATCCAGGCTCTCAAACAGTCAAACCTtacattttgttttatttttatcttttcttttttcgaaAGAGATGAAGTTTTATCAAGAACTTTGAAAGACATTGTCAAGGGGAATGATACTGGTGTCATCAAAATCTTGTCCAGACCAAGCGAAGAGAAGAATACTACACTCTATTTTAATTCAAACTTTGAGCATCTACTGCTAAAATAGAAGAGAGCCAAGATGACACTTTATCCATCTGCAAAATGAGAGCTAGACGACACAGTTCTAGAAGAAccataaataaaatttaagaataATAAGCTAAAAAAAACACTAAGAACATCTCCAACAGTGGTAGTTATTTTCACAAGTTAAATTAGCTGAAAGTGAATTACTAGCTAGCAAGTTTATGAATTTTGCTCCACCAATGATAGTTATTTGTAAGTCAAATActttaaaaagaagaagaaagaacattGTACGTAATTGAAAAAATTTTAACGTTGAGAGATTTaacattagtttttttttttttttttgactttgtcaataggaacccaaaggcttcttaggcccaagataaatCCCTTcgacgcatgtgaaatgctccaactgtgcattgcagcacagtgtctggccactttgatagcttcggggttcgaacctaggttggggagcacacccaactaggcaagaaccactaagcCACTTGCAGTTATTAGATTTAACATTAGCTTAAATTCTCTCTatttagctaaatatagctatgGATTTTAGCTAAAACTaaatttaattttagtttaGGTAGTCTACTGAAGTGATATTTTTCCTTACAATtagttaaattttaaatttattttaaaataaataatctATTGAAGATGCTTCCTAAAGCTTGTTTAAAGAGCTCAAAAGAGTAGGGTGGTACCGTGATAGTACTCTAGTAGTACTAacttttttatttggttttaaTTCATCCTTAAACCCCTTGCATAATTAATACTAATAAAAAATTAAGGACGACTTTTTATATTAAATGAAGAGTACATAGAGTGATGCAAGCATATCAAAATTAAAGCAATGGAATGAAATAAGAGGGACAAACGcacttaaaatagaaaataacaagaaCATAACTAAAGACCTAAAGACATCAATCGAACTGTACTATATATGTCATGTGGGCAGTGTAAAAATAGCCGTGGACCCTAAATGTATTTTTAAGAGGGTAAACCTCGCTTAGTCTATTAAATATTTATAATATTATATCAAAGGGGTAGACCTCTTTAATTTACTTAGAAACTCTCACGTACTATGACCAACCATAAAGTCGTTAGTCGAgcattttgtttcttcttctgtgTAGAAGGAGAGTACGTCACGATTAAAAGAGATGGTTTGTGACGGAGTGCATGAAGAGGGAGAAATGGGAAGTGCGGAGTGATAAATTAAAGTTTAATTAGTCAGTTACCATAGTGATCttattttattaaattattatGTCAAAAGTATTAGGGATATAACTGCTCCTCTCCGTATGTATAGCATATAGATAGGTAttcaacatacatatatataaaggcGTGTACCGTGTACGTCATGATCACATCTTCATCATTTATCATCACACATAATTTGTTGATCCGGTGTTAATTAGCAGCAATAGCATAAGCTAATCTACAAATGCAGGTTTCAAAAAATTAAgtcgtactttttttttttttgagaaagcgGTGTAAGAGCTAACTCAGCGCTCTTACCcgaatttattaaaaatcaagtaAAAAAAGATACATAGCAAGGGGGGCTAGACCAAACCTTGccgaaagagaaaaaaataaaaatgcaaagtACAGAAGATACAAAAATCATTGAGAAGCGGGGGACTAGGCCAAGACCGcttccaaaacaaacacaatacTAAAAGACAAACAAAAGAGGCACTTCTTATCTTTCTTGTTATTTCCATCCATAAAATAAGACAACCCTTCCACTATGAAAAACAATAATTTGGAAAACCCAAATAATCAGCTTGTAGAAACCTGTGGAGCTCACTAGGAGGATTATCATACCAAGTAAAAGTTGCATTGCTACAACATTACCTTCTCTAAAAATATGACTACATCGAAAATTCATTTGGTGTACTTTAGAGAGACAATTGCCCCAACGAACTGTTTccatggaggagaaaaagacCTAGAAGAGAAGCAAGCTACCACACTAATAGAATCACTTTCCAACCATAAATGGAACCACCCTCTAGCAAAGGCAATTTCGATAGCCAAGATAACAGTAGTCGTACGATGCAAGGTCGAGCTCAGTCAGTGCAGCAGCGGAACATGTTGAACCTCTCCATGATACGTCCACATTCAGCGCAGGCCACCATCTCCGGCATGACTCCGGTGACAGGCAACATCAAACTGGAGCAGTGATGTGGGGCCTGCTTAGACACCCCAGCAAGGTATTCATTCAGTGCAGGGGTAAACCCTAACTCACTGTGCCTTGTCTTCCACGCATTAAACTCCCTCAAGCTCCTCAACATATGCTCCCCGTTTGCCTTAGACATCTCCGCCGAACCGGTCCCAATCAGCGCCCACCCGTGGTCGCTGGAACCGAAAGTCAGCATTGATATAATCCCTTGCATTACGGCATCGTCGTTTTTCATAGCAACATAATCGGTCGTCCCAAGTTGACTTGATTTCTTAAGCTTGTTCTGGAGTTGATGTCCTTTGGATTCCCACATGCTTTCTAGACGAGTCCAGAACAACGAAATGAATTGCCACTCGATCGTGTGGCTTAGATTCTCGTCTTGAATGATTCTCATTATGTTCTTCACCACTTTCTCCGTAGCCTTCCTCTTGCCCACGTAAAGCAATTCCAACCGGATTCCAGCTTCCCAAGCCACACTTCTTGCCGCCCTTGTGAAACTCCGGATCCATTTTATGTCTTCTCCACCGTACAAGCAAATGTATTTCCTTTCGGTGATCTGAAATCGAAAAGCAAAATACTCCATCACTTCATCTTAGTTTAGATATATGGATCAACATCCAACATGGCCAGCCTTAATTACATTTGAGTTCTTTTTAGGTTAGCCTATCACGccctatatatattttcaaaagaaatacattttgGAGATACATTAGTAACTAAAATCCACATTTTGTAAATTCAATTAGGTTGCATACATGTAAAACAGATTAATATATAAGAGTTCACTTTTTATGAACAGTATAGCTAACAATATAACAGGGCACAGAAGTTAAGCCATGTATATATGTCAGACTAGGTCATGTAAATTTAGTAGTCAACGTATATATGTTAATAGCATGAGCTTACTAATTAACCATAAACTAGCAATTGACCCCAAATGTGTGCCTTGCACATTTTCTAAACTTGATAAGGGTTATATATCTATGTTTCCGtatgttatttatattaatgATAATCTAACAACATAACATATTAAATCTATAACTACAAATACGTACCCAAGGAATTAAGTTCTCATCGATGGAGTCTGCCACAAGTTCAATTCTCCAGGTCTCCTCTTCCCAGAGCACTTCCTCCCTGTTTTTATTGAATGGAAATGCTATGCTTCCAAAAACACACATCATGTGTACAGCATTGGTGTGCACTATATTACCTTGAGGGTCCATCACCACAAGCAAAGGCTTCTTCACAAATTTCCATTTATCCTCCTTTCGGATGTACCTGATCACAGTCGGCGAAACTACGGAAGGGAGGTAAACCGAGTACCATTCCATACAATTTCTAATCCTCTCGAACTGTTCGTACTTGTCTTCGGTCCATGTGTCCACAATCGGAACCCACACAACCTCGTACTGGCTCTCCGGCTTCATTGGCTTGTGGCGTTTTTCCACGTACATTTGTTGGACGATCATGTACTCGTTTTCATGGAGGATGTTTAGGTCTGTAAGGAACAGTATTACAACCTTCCCCTTCAACAGACCAATACTCACCTGTTTTAACTAAATACTATGAAGAATGTTGTTTTATGATATAGTTTAATTTGAGATGAAGTGAAATTTGAGAGCAAACCCTTCTTTTTCTGTAGCAATCATAGAGTGCTGGCTGGTTATCtttgaaaaacaaaaccttTAAAGGCTTCATGTTGTCAACATGTGGGTTTTCTAAAATGTATGCAATCGCAGCTAATGCTTCatcatctttcttcctctctGTATTAGCAGATCATTAATTAGTTGATAGTTGGGCATAAGCAATAATACAAGCTAGGTGTTGTTAACATTTGGATTCCCATCACTtcataattgaaaatgaaaattaggtAATAGACTCACGGATGGCATCAAATAAACTGTTGATGGTCTCCTCAAGGTCGCTGTGTATACTTTCGAGCTTTTGGATCGAAAATGATAGTTCCCATTCTTCCATTTTGTAGCTGAGAGAATTCAAATACAACAGAAGCTGGATTAGTGTCTTTTGTGATATATACCGCCCCATTCACATCagcatatatattttctttcggTTAACGTACTGAGACTCCTATAGTATTTCACAGTATGACATACTCGATCTGACTTTTCTACTGTTTAGATTTATTTTTCACCGGATTCAACACTACATTACCTGAACTATGCTGCACTCCAGATTGAGTTCTATAAATTCACAACATTAGGGTTTGATAATTTCCAAGTGTAGAAACTTTAGGGCTTAAGAATTAGCAAGAATAACTTACTCCGGACCCATGCATGTGATCCCTACAAAATGTGATGCAGCAACTACTAGACTCCAAATTGTCCAGTAAACAGCACTGGCAATATGAACCTCAGTTGAATTGGTTGTAGATTCTAGCTCGGTGGTTGAGTGAGGATCAGAGCGAAGCTCCTGTAACCGAATAATGAGCTTGGTCACTCTGAGCACGGCTTTAACAAGGTTGTTGTATGTTTCAAATTTTGACTTGAAATCAGTCTCTGCACGCTCCAGTAACTCAGGTAAGTGCTCGAGTTTTCCAATCTCTTTGGCGAGCGTATAGGTGGTGTAAAGCTGAGCCACAAGCCAAAGCTCACCATTTTTCACAGCAAAAGTTCCCAAGACTAGTACCACCTTTTCTTGCCAATCGTACTGGTGGACGGCATATAAAATACCCAGTGCTATATTTTTCTTGTTGTTATCTTCCCCAGTCAGCCATTTTCTTGTAAATAACTGTCATATTAAGCGGGcattaattaatttatatagTACGTACTAACTAACAAACTCCTTAGAAAGACCCAACACATGCACAACTAATTAGCATCTGCGATGATACT belongs to Rosa chinensis cultivar Old Blush chromosome 4, RchiOBHm-V2, whole genome shotgun sequence and includes:
- the LOC112198401 gene encoding protein SIEVE ELEMENT OCCLUSION B, whose amino-acid sequence is MALQPQTPRVNFQSTLAAPRQDTLAPQSAGLVPQTAGLAPQQTPSLLPQQNPSLVPQQNPSLVPQSTALVPQSAPAPQSALVPQTRAPATVLGRGGDNYPGRGGDNYLGRGGDGYRTTPATQLGRDRRQYSASSDDNTLTNQILMTDRSHERPYDVPLLLVKQVLQTIEAILARVNKPLDIHGTVVPGGLVPATAHVDTLEHEKAIHASLSSLHDSIDVPTSILNEISSEILSKSLTGVDASKTTMDILERVQHYDWDEKVVLALASFAIKDGEFWLVAQLFTTNALAKAVGQLKQMQEILERSGTSLRPKFEAYNNLVRAVLKVTKIIVHLQDLHRDPHLTAEIKATSPTNHIPTAVYWTVRSIVILESQLLGITGSDPEYVTEAWELSSLAHKLENIYNHLEENLNRLYQLIQKFRDEEAFNAIARILESPHIDNSKPLRVLFYKDDQPALYDGYNKKRVDIDVLRRKVVILMISDLDITQENEYLIAHQMYSEKRQFPQRPESQYEIVWVPIVDNWTEAKQLQFEELRNGMEWYTVYHPSVVSPIVVKYIRHQKKWNFVKKPLLVVMDPQGKIVHTNAVHMMCVFGSAAYPFTSNRERLLWEEETWRIELLADAIDQTLLNWISERKYICLYGGEDINWIRSFTRSAKEVALEAGIELELLYLGKSKQKERMARDIIRVIKEERLSHTIDWNLIWFFWVRLESMWQSKGQLMSELSRANFRDDNIKNDIIMQGIVSLLSFGSSDRGWALIGLPSSDMSKGNGDHMLKSMNDFKIWKIRHTEMGFTPALNEYLLGVYKSAPHHCTSLILPATGIMPETVACAECGRLMERYAMFRCCTD
- the LOC112199886 gene encoding protein SIEVE ELEMENT OCCLUSION B, which produces MALVPHNRAPNTIRRGDNYRPPLPSRDGRRQFETDDSSLISQVLFIDESHDDRPYDPTPISLKHILQAAEIIILSHVNTPDIHSKVSGSAETADAHEDALEHHASPITLHESYGVPSSIFIAISCKLFTRKWLTGEDNNKKNIALGILYAVHQYDWQEKVVLVLGTFAVKNGELWLVAQLYTTYTLAKEIGKLEHLPELLERAETDFKSKFETYNNLVKAVLRVTKLIIRLQELRSDPHSTTELESTTNSTEVHIASAVYWTIWSLVVAASHFVGITCMGPDYKMEEWELSFSIQKLESIHSDLEETINSLFDAIQRKKDDEALAAIAYILENPHVDNMKPLKVLFFKDNQPALYDCYRKRRVSIGLLKGKVVILFLTDLNILHENEYMIVQQMYVEKRHKPMKPESQYEVVWVPIVDTWTEDKYEQFERIRNCMEWYSVYLPSVVSPTVIRYIRKEDKWKFVKKPLLVVMDPQGNIVHTNAVHMMCVFGSIAFPFNKNREEVLWEEETWRIELVADSIDENLIPWITERKYICLYGGEDIKWIRSFTRAARSVAWEAGIRLELLYVGKRKATEKVVKNIMRIIQDENLSHTIEWQFISLFWTRLESMWESKGHQLQNKLKKSSQLGTTDYVAMKNDDAVMQGIISMLTFGSSDHGWALIGTGSAEMSKANGEHMLRSLREFNAWKTRHSELGFTPALNEYLAGVSKQAPHHCSSLMLPVTGVMPEMVACAECGRIMERFNMFRCCTD